From one Paenibacillus sp. FSL K6-1330 genomic stretch:
- the nikC gene encoding nickel transporter permease has translation MPNMTADARTHESLPSGTRLVQWKSFYHRLKKNKAALFGGYFLLLMILVAIFGPLLTQYDPTKVDYSTKLLKPSADHWFGTDHNGRDIFTRIIHGMRLTLSVGFISVIIGAAFGVVLGIISGYYGGKWDALIMRMTDVMLAFPGILLALAVVSVLGKNLFNVIIAVSIFSIPTFARVVRGSTLAVRKLEYIDAMRSLGASDGRIIFGHILPNITSPIIVQATLRIAVAILTASGLSFLGLGAQPPTPEWGAMLNDGRNYIMDHPHVALFPGLSIVFVVIAFNLLGDGLRDVLDPKMKK, from the coding sequence GTGCCTAACATGACCGCTGATGCCAGAACACATGAATCGCTACCTAGTGGTACCCGTCTCGTTCAATGGAAATCTTTCTACCACCGTCTGAAGAAGAACAAAGCGGCCTTATTCGGGGGGTACTTTCTCCTGCTGATGATTCTTGTCGCAATTTTCGGCCCCCTGCTCACCCAGTATGATCCGACCAAAGTGGATTATTCTACGAAACTGCTGAAGCCGTCCGCTGACCATTGGTTTGGTACGGACCACAACGGGCGAGATATTTTCACCAGGATTATCCACGGCATGCGTCTTACGCTCTCGGTCGGTTTTATCTCGGTCATCATCGGGGCAGCCTTTGGTGTCGTACTCGGAATCATATCCGGTTATTACGGAGGTAAATGGGATGCACTCATTATGAGAATGACCGATGTCATGCTGGCGTTTCCCGGCATTTTGCTGGCATTGGCGGTTGTCAGCGTTCTTGGAAAAAATCTGTTCAACGTGATTATCGCCGTCAGCATCTTCTCAATCCCCACCTTTGCGAGAGTCGTGCGCGGCTCGACGCTGGCCGTCCGCAAGCTCGAATATATTGATGCCATGCGTTCGCTGGGCGCGAGCGATGGACGAATCATCTTCGGGCATATTTTGCCGAATATCACATCCCCTATCATCGTGCAGGCTACGCTGCGGATCGCTGTTGCTATCCTGACCGCCAGCGGCTTGTCCTTCCTCGGTCTTGGCGCACAGCCGCCGACGCCGGAGTGGGGAGCCATGCTGAATGATGGGCGCAACTATATTATGGATCACCCCCATGTTGCCCTGTTCCCCGGCTTGTCGATCGTGTTCGTTGTTATCGCATTTAATCTGCTGGGTGACGGCTTGCGGGATGTCCTTGACCCGAAAATGAAAAAATAA
- a CDS encoding glutathione ABC transporter substrate-binding protein → MTGNRRLKWLVCILVMLTVIVSACGSPSKSSNPETPPNGSNTPAPEPGAKDPPKGTDDTGANELVIAWLSDPPSMDPHMSTDQQTSVMTTHIYDTLVIHDKDLNIQPGLAESWKAIDELTWEFKLRQGVKFTDGSPFNAEVVKANIDRMQDPEVASPRASLVGMIKEVKVVDEYTVQLVTEYAFSPLLAHLAHSAVGMISAEAIKLDYEKVKAGEKGGAYLAQNPVGTGVFKLESWNPGQEVKLVANADYWGDKAKVERVTFKVVSEEGTRIAELETGYAHIIDPVSPSSISRIESTDGMSLNRQASLSLSYIGFNNDKKPFNDVRVRQALSMAINKDEIISGIYEGTGIPAVGPLAPDVNGYDATVKPIEHNIDKAKELLKEAGYEGGFSTTIWTNDNPERIKVAEYVQSKLKELNVEVKIEVVEWGAYLAQTAEGKHDMFILGWSTVTADADYGMYELFHSKNVGEPGNRTFTKDPELDKLLDAGRKENDPEQRKLIYKQAQEKLVELAPMLYIHHQEYLNGVSSKVEGFWRHPNGIMQLHQVSIQP, encoded by the coding sequence ATGACAGGTAATAGAAGATTAAAGTGGCTTGTCTGCATCCTGGTCATGCTTACCGTAATAGTCTCGGCGTGCGGCAGTCCAAGCAAGAGCAGTAACCCTGAAACGCCGCCAAACGGCAGTAATACGCCAGCTCCGGAGCCGGGGGCCAAGGATCCTCCCAAAGGAACGGATGATACCGGTGCAAATGAGCTTGTGATTGCCTGGCTTTCTGATCCGCCATCCATGGACCCTCATATGTCGACGGACCAGCAAACGAGCGTAATGACAACGCATATTTATGACACATTGGTGATTCATGATAAGGATCTGAATATTCAGCCGGGGCTCGCCGAGAGCTGGAAAGCGATCGATGAATTGACCTGGGAGTTCAAGCTCAGACAAGGCGTGAAGTTTACGGACGGCTCTCCATTCAATGCAGAGGTGGTCAAAGCCAACATTGATCGTATGCAGGATCCGGAGGTTGCTTCTCCACGCGCGTCGCTTGTTGGCATGATTAAAGAGGTTAAAGTCGTTGACGAATACACGGTGCAGCTTGTGACCGAGTATGCTTTCTCGCCGCTGCTTGCCCATTTGGCCCATTCTGCGGTGGGCATGATTAGTGCCGAAGCCATCAAGCTGGATTACGAGAAGGTGAAGGCAGGCGAGAAGGGAGGCGCATATCTGGCACAGAACCCTGTAGGCACGGGCGTGTTCAAATTAGAGAGCTGGAACCCCGGACAGGAAGTGAAGCTGGTTGCGAATGCCGATTATTGGGGGGATAAAGCGAAGGTTGAACGGGTCACGTTCAAGGTCGTAAGCGAAGAGGGAACGCGGATCGCGGAACTGGAAACCGGCTATGCGCATATTATCGATCCGGTGTCGCCGAGCAGCATCAGCCGCATTGAGAGCACAGACGGCATGTCTCTGAACCGTCAGGCTTCGCTGAGCTTGTCTTATATCGGGTTTAACAACGACAAAAAGCCGTTTAACGATGTGCGAGTACGGCAGGCCTTGTCGATGGCCATCAATAAGGATGAAATCATCTCGGGCATCTACGAAGGCACCGGAATTCCTGCTGTTGGTCCGCTGGCACCGGACGTGAACGGCTATGATGCTACCGTTAAGCCGATCGAACATAACATCGACAAAGCCAAAGAGCTGTTGAAGGAGGCTGGATACGAGGGTGGCTTCTCAACGACCATCTGGACCAATGATAATCCGGAACGGATTAAGGTCGCCGAGTACGTACAATCCAAGCTGAAGGAATTGAATGTTGAAGTCAAAATCGAAGTGGTCGAATGGGGCGCATACCTGGCTCAAACCGCAGAAGGCAAGCATGATATGTTTATCCTCGGCTGGTCCACGGTAACGGCTGATGCCGACTATGGCATGTATGAGTTATTCCATTCCAAGAATGTAGGGGAGCCGGGTAACCGTACCTTCACGAAGGATCCGGAACTGGATAAACTGCTGGATGCCGGGCGTAAAGAGAACGATCCTGAACAACGCAAGCTTATCTATAAACAGGCGCAAGAGAAGCTGGTTGAGTTAGCGCCGATGCTGTATATCCATCATCAGGAGTATTTAAACGGTGTCAGCAGCAAGGTCGAGGGCTTCTGGCGGCATCCGAACGGCATCATGCAGCTGCATCAAGTGTCCATTCAGCCATAA
- a CDS encoding metalloregulator ArsR/SmtB family transcription factor: MNTSAMQLTLFTISEPNRFNIIELLKQGSRSVSDIVEILGIGQPQVSRHLRILSEAGLVKVRKNAQQRIYSLEAQPFQELDVWFDSFSRLWEERLDKFEDYMSDFNGKES, translated from the coding sequence ATGAATACTTCAGCTATGCAATTAACCCTGTTCACGATCTCGGAGCCGAACCGCTTCAACATCATTGAACTTTTAAAGCAAGGGTCGAGATCGGTCAGCGACATCGTAGAGATTCTGGGAATCGGCCAGCCCCAAGTATCCCGCCATCTGCGGATACTGAGCGAGGCCGGGCTGGTGAAAGTCCGTAAGAACGCACAGCAGCGCATTTATAGTCTTGAAGCCCAGCCGTTTCAGGAGCTGGACGTCTGGTTCGATTCATTCAGTCGATTGTGGGAAGAGCGACTCGACAAGTTCGAGGACTATATGAGCGACTTCAACGGAAAGGAGAGTTGA
- a CDS encoding SRPBCC domain-containing protein, with the protein MGRTTIVKKDREQRKLTVERIVTIPLKLSWQGWTKPEHIERWWGPRNWNATVYEMDVRPGGVWRYRLAPDKAGEGEEAFCKATYSEVTELSRLVYTDTFTDPNWNPVAGSDMLTSVTFEEAGEGTRLCIITHFASAEELEAAEGMGMVEGYTDTLERFENEISLYITG; encoded by the coding sequence ATGGGCAGGACGACCATTGTCAAGAAAGACCGGGAGCAGCGGAAGCTAACCGTGGAACGTATCGTAACCATCCCTCTGAAGCTGTCCTGGCAGGGATGGACTAAGCCGGAACACATTGAACGCTGGTGGGGGCCGAGGAACTGGAATGCCACGGTATATGAGATGGATGTCAGACCGGGTGGCGTATGGCGCTACAGGCTGGCTCCTGATAAGGCAGGAGAAGGGGAAGAAGCCTTTTGCAAGGCGACCTACTCCGAAGTGACGGAGTTATCAAGGCTCGTATATACGGACACATTCACGGATCCGAACTGGAACCCCGTAGCAGGCAGCGACATGTTGACTTCGGTTACGTTTGAAGAGGCCGGGGAAGGGACCAGGCTATGCATCATTACCCATTTTGCGAGTGCAGAGGAACTGGAAGCTGCGGAAGGCATGGGAATGGTAGAAGGATACACGGATACGCTGGAACGGTTTGAGAATGAAATTAGCTTGTACATAACAGGATAA
- a CDS encoding alpha/beta hydrolase: protein MSYAMSNDGTRIFYEKKGTGPAIILVAAAASDHNDTTRLGEFLSEQFTVYNHDRRGRGSSADTAPYAVEREVEDIDALIQEAGGSAYVFGSSSGAVLALDAASRLGSSKVRKLFLYEPPFIIDDSREPVPTEYVQHLNALMAESRRSEAVEYFMTAALGIPAEYIEFMKADPSWQVMEGMAHTLAYDGMIMGSTQSGQPLPTDRWDVDVPVMVMTGENSGSMFHGAASALVDLLPQCEHRMLPGQDHSAVVMAPEVLAPEVSGFLQPSADQIPR from the coding sequence ATGAGTTATGCAATGTCGAATGACGGTACCCGAATTTTTTATGAAAAGAAAGGGACTGGTCCAGCTATTATTCTTGTAGCTGCTGCAGCTTCGGATCACAACGATACAACGCGTCTTGGGGAGTTTCTGTCTGAACAATTCACCGTCTACAATCATGACCGGCGGGGACGGGGCAGTAGCGCGGATACGGCTCCGTATGCCGTTGAACGTGAGGTCGAAGATATCGATGCCCTTATTCAGGAGGCGGGCGGGAGCGCGTATGTATTCGGAAGTTCTTCGGGCGCTGTTCTGGCTCTGGATGCGGCGAGCAGACTCGGAAGCAGCAAAGTTAGAAAACTGTTTCTATATGAGCCGCCGTTTATCATTGACGATAGCCGCGAACCCGTACCGACAGAATACGTGCAGCATTTGAATGCACTGATGGCCGAGAGCAGGCGCAGCGAAGCCGTAGAATATTTCATGACGGCAGCGCTGGGGATCCCCGCGGAATATATCGAATTCATGAAGGCAGATCCTTCTTGGCAAGTCATGGAGGGCATGGCGCATACATTGGCCTATGACGGCATGATTATGGGGAGCACACAATCCGGTCAACCGCTGCCAACGGATCGCTGGGATGTCGATGTCCCGGTCATGGTGATGACGGGCGAGAACAGCGGGTCCATGTTCCATGGGGCCGCTAGCGCATTGGTCGACTTGCTCCCTCAGTGCGAGCACCGGATGCTGCCTGGTCAGGACCATTCTGCCGTCGTGATGGCGCCGGAAGTGCTGGCTCCTGAGGTGTCGGGTTTTCTGCAGCCTTCGGCAGACCAAATACCGAGATAA
- a CDS encoding LysR family transcriptional regulator: protein MESGDLKIFQAVAREGNITKAAANLGYVQSNVTARIRQLESELNTPLFYRLSRGVALTSAGCNLLKYADQITRLLDEAVKSTQFSEEPSGPLRIGSSETTAAVHLPSIMLDYHRRYPDVKLSLITGHRADLIRALNEYELDGAFISGPLDYPDFDEIRAFDEELVLISEPTEAALRDLLTKPLLFFGKGCYHRERLEQWLHEENVGPMNIMEFGTLEAIMGGVAAGLGISLLTRSSVKDWVDAGRLQAFQIPERYRSSQVHFVFRRDLFRTSAFNHFIEPFKKAE from the coding sequence GTGGAGAGTGGGGATCTGAAAATATTCCAGGCTGTTGCCCGTGAAGGAAATATAACCAAGGCTGCCGCCAACCTAGGTTACGTGCAATCGAACGTGACCGCTAGAATCCGGCAGCTTGAATCCGAGCTGAACACGCCTTTGTTCTATCGGCTCAGCCGCGGCGTTGCCTTAACTTCGGCCGGCTGTAATCTGCTCAAATATGCCGATCAGATTACGCGTTTGCTTGACGAAGCCGTGAAATCGACGCAATTCTCGGAAGAACCGTCGGGTCCGCTGCGGATCGGCTCATCGGAAACCACAGCCGCGGTACATCTACCCAGTATCATGCTGGATTATCATAGACGGTATCCTGACGTGAAATTGTCATTAATTACAGGCCATAGAGCTGACTTGATTCGAGCCCTGAACGAGTATGAACTGGACGGGGCGTTTATCAGCGGGCCTCTGGATTACCCAGACTTTGACGAAATCCGGGCCTTTGACGAGGAGCTTGTCCTCATCTCGGAACCGACGGAGGCTGCGCTTCGCGATTTGCTCACCAAACCGCTGCTGTTCTTTGGCAAGGGCTGCTACCATCGTGAACGGTTGGAGCAATGGCTTCATGAAGAGAACGTGGGACCCATGAATATTATGGAGTTTGGTACGTTGGAAGCCATCATGGGCGGTGTGGCCGCCGGGCTGGGTATCTCGCTGCTAACGCGGTCTTCCGTTAAGGACTGGGTGGATGCCGGGAGATTGCAGGCTTTCCAAATCCCCGAGCGTTATCGCAGCTCCCAGGTCCATTTTGTATTCCGGCGCGACCTGTTTCGCACCAGCGCCTTTAATCATTTTATTGAGCCGTTTAAGAAGGCCGAATAA
- a CDS encoding EamA family transporter produces the protein MSKPRMLFLTIFTMLVAGLNFPIGKIALSFGSPFVLLAIRFVGAGLLMLPFIVRRPHPKSGAAWLKLATIGLFQSALVMSGIYLSMQTISSGSSSVLSSSNPIWFIVFSFLIFGIRYRLLQWAGVIIGFIGVFITQGLEMQMQSGFWFALGAGMAWGMATLLSSRWGKEFDAWVMAAYQMLIGGILLLIASPLLEQPHFVWGSSQIVKELFVLGWMILMSSIAQFVTWYYVLRNSDPNKANVYLFLIPVFGVLSGWLILGEQLHWYTLAGTVCIGLGIYLVNRPRRVDKTKDPFAIRERCGTV, from the coding sequence ATGAGCAAACCGCGTATGCTGTTTCTGACGATATTTACGATGCTGGTCGCTGGACTTAACTTCCCGATCGGCAAAATTGCGCTCTCCTTCGGTTCCCCATTCGTGCTGCTGGCGATCCGGTTTGTGGGAGCGGGACTTCTGATGCTGCCCTTCATTGTAAGACGGCCCCATCCCAAGAGCGGCGCTGCCTGGCTGAAGCTGGCAACGATCGGGCTGTTTCAATCGGCACTCGTGATGAGTGGCATCTACCTGAGCATGCAGACGATATCCTCTGGCAGCTCCTCGGTTCTGTCCTCCAGCAACCCAATCTGGTTCATCGTGTTCAGCTTCCTGATCTTCGGTATAAGGTACCGTCTTCTTCAGTGGGCGGGCGTGATCATCGGTTTTATCGGCGTGTTTATTACGCAAGGCTTGGAGATGCAGATGCAGAGCGGATTTTGGTTTGCGCTGGGCGCAGGGATGGCCTGGGGCATGGCGACGCTGCTAAGTTCCCGTTGGGGCAAGGAGTTTGACGCTTGGGTCATGGCTGCCTATCAGATGCTGATCGGAGGCATCCTTCTGCTCATCGCAAGTCCGCTGCTGGAACAGCCGCATTTTGTATGGGGTTCGTCTCAGATCGTTAAGGAACTCTTTGTTTTGGGCTGGATGATTCTGATGAGCTCGATTGCCCAGTTCGTCACCTGGTATTATGTGCTGCGCAATAGCGATCCCAATAAAGCCAACGTGTATCTGTTCCTTATTCCCGTGTTCGGTGTATTATCCGGATGGCTTATATTAGGCGAGCAGTTGCATTGGTATACCTTGGCCGGCACAGTGTGTATCGGGCTTGGCATTTATCTGGTGAATCGGCCTAGACGAGTAGACAAAACAAAAGATCCATTCGCGATCAGGGAACGGTGTGGTACCGTATAA
- a CDS encoding LacI family DNA-binding transcriptional regulator has translation MSGLKEIAKLADVSVSTVSNVLNGRKNVGRETRERVLRLCSEHGYFPHKSTKSDRSNTIIFVFSDFDRDYYLKIIKGISHCLTENGYDLIICTNKSSTNFMRSKFASGTISLDRNMTDEYLVSVATPQFPVVLMDRIIDNEYANTKSVIVDNYPVMCEMVQTLVDKQFTNFGYIGGLEFTLDHKERFAGFMDTLAKNGIVFDRRNYFHGDYSEESGYQAAKILILSNALPEVLVCANDNMALGAIKALEENGIRVPEDISITGFDNSDAAAMAGLTTIAIPRYESGYLAAKELLEMIKGTTGREPFKLNATIQWRKTVR, from the coding sequence ATGAGTGGTTTGAAGGAAATTGCAAAGCTCGCGGATGTCTCGGTGTCTACAGTGTCCAACGTGCTGAACGGGCGTAAGAACGTGGGGCGGGAGACGAGGGAGCGGGTGCTGAGATTATGCTCGGAGCACGGCTATTTTCCGCATAAGTCAACCAAATCCGATAGAAGCAACACGATTATATTTGTCTTCAGCGACTTTGATCGCGATTATTATTTAAAGATCATCAAGGGGATCAGCCATTGCCTGACGGAGAATGGATACGATCTTATCATCTGTACGAATAAATCCAGCACCAATTTTATGCGCAGTAAATTTGCAAGCGGTACCATAAGCCTCGATCGGAACATGACGGACGAATATTTAGTCTCGGTAGCCACGCCGCAGTTCCCTGTCGTTCTCATGGATCGGATTATTGATAATGAGTACGCCAACACCAAAAGCGTGATCGTGGACAACTACCCCGTGATGTGTGAAATGGTCCAGACCTTAGTGGATAAACAGTTTACGAATTTTGGATACATTGGCGGCTTGGAGTTTACCCTGGATCACAAGGAGCGGTTCGCCGGATTTATGGATACGCTTGCGAAGAATGGAATCGTGTTTGACCGCCGTAATTACTTTCATGGCGATTACAGCGAGGAAAGCGGATATCAGGCGGCCAAAATTCTGATCCTGAGCAACGCCTTGCCGGAAGTGCTGGTCTGTGCGAATGACAATATGGCTCTCGGCGCGATCAAAGCTTTGGAAGAGAACGGAATACGGGTCCCGGAGGATATCTCGATCACCGGATTCGATAATTCGGATGCGGCGGCGATGGCCGGTTTGACCACGATTGCAATCCCGCGTTATGAAAGCGGTTATTTGGCGGCGAAGGAGCTGCTCGAGATGATCAAGGGCACAACGGGCAGGGAGCCTTTTAAGCTGAATGCCACCATTCAGTGGAGAAAAACGGTGAGATAA
- a CDS encoding ABC transporter substrate-binding protein — MKKVKKVLSILTATALVATLAACGGTSDKDSGAASGGDKLKKITLFQSKVEITEPLEALVKTYKEETGNEVEVWGAAGDAYSQQLVAKLSSNQGPTIFSVAPGPESEKLKSYFSDLSGEEYVKNIAPDMELKVEDKTVGVPYGVEGFGLVYNKDMVDPANMKDLDSFTKTLEQLKADGKNGLSLSQEAYFLIGHIINTPFALQSDPLAFIEQLNKGEVKMADTKEFQEWAKFMDVIKANSKNPLEVKYDSQMGDFATEKTAMVHQGNWSYSMLADFGDFGSKVGMMPFPLAGNDKIAVGVASYWVVNNQADAEEVKAANAFLNWLFTSDSGKKAIVDDFKFIPALTNIEAGDLDPLSQAVHEATTKGETITWALNYFPSGIITNDLAPATQEYFMNPGMTGEQFLQKLDEVWAKASK, encoded by the coding sequence TTGAAAAAAGTAAAAAAGGTATTAAGCATACTAACAGCAACGGCTTTGGTTGCGACACTTGCAGCCTGTGGTGGTACATCTGACAAAGATTCTGGGGCAGCATCCGGGGGAGATAAGCTGAAGAAAATTACGCTCTTCCAATCGAAAGTTGAAATTACAGAACCTCTTGAAGCTTTGGTTAAAACCTATAAAGAAGAAACCGGCAATGAGGTTGAGGTATGGGGTGCCGCAGGTGACGCTTATTCGCAGCAGTTGGTAGCGAAGCTCAGCAGCAACCAGGGACCGACTATATTCAGCGTAGCTCCAGGGCCCGAGTCCGAGAAGCTGAAATCCTATTTCTCCGATTTGAGCGGTGAAGAGTATGTTAAGAACATTGCACCTGATATGGAATTGAAGGTCGAAGATAAAACCGTTGGCGTTCCATACGGCGTAGAAGGTTTCGGTCTTGTGTATAACAAGGATATGGTAGATCCGGCTAACATGAAAGATCTGGATTCCTTTACCAAGACGCTGGAGCAGCTGAAAGCCGACGGCAAGAACGGTTTGAGTTTGTCCCAGGAGGCTTACTTCTTAATCGGACACATCATCAACACGCCGTTTGCTCTACAATCCGATCCGCTGGCGTTTATCGAGCAGCTGAACAAAGGCGAAGTGAAGATGGCGGATACGAAGGAGTTCCAAGAGTGGGCAAAATTCATGGACGTGATTAAGGCGAATTCCAAGAATCCGCTGGAAGTGAAATATGATAGCCAGATGGGTGACTTTGCAACGGAAAAAACGGCTATGGTGCATCAAGGCAACTGGAGTTATTCCATGCTTGCGGACTTCGGTGATTTCGGCTCCAAAGTCGGCATGATGCCATTCCCGCTCGCCGGCAATGACAAAATCGCCGTCGGCGTGGCCAGCTACTGGGTCGTAAACAATCAGGCGGATGCTGAGGAAGTCAAAGCTGCGAACGCTTTCCTGAACTGGCTCTTTACTAGCGACAGCGGCAAGAAAGCCATCGTGGACGATTTCAAATTCATCCCGGCTTTAACGAATATTGAAGCAGGCGATCTGGATCCTTTGTCTCAAGCGGTGCACGAAGCAACAACGAAGGGTGAGACGATCACTTGGGCGTTGAACTACTTCCCATCGGGAATCATCACCAATGACCTGGCTCCGGCTACGCAGGAGTACTTCATGAATCCGGGCATGACAGGAGAACAGTTCCTGCAGAAGCTGGATGAAGTGTGGGCGAAAGCATCGAAATAA
- a CDS encoding sugar ABC transporter permease, protein MSKRKDKAWFALFTVPLLFIFTTVVIIPFIIGIVYSFVNWDGIPANPKVFVGFDNYVQLFQDDRFLTSAWHTVQFTLLALVCVNVLGLGFALLVTTKLRSRNAARTMFFMPNLIGGLILGYIWQFIFTDAFSFLGEKTGFDSVFFNWLLHPQFALYAIVAVFTWQLAGYTMIIYIAGIQGIPDELMEAAKVDGANIWQRLKSIVFPLLMPSFTICLFLTLSGAFKIYDVNLSLTKGGPSNATEMFAMNIFNEIFAYGNYGLGQAKAIIFFLIVAGLTLTQVIITKRREVQM, encoded by the coding sequence ATGAGCAAAAGAAAGGATAAAGCCTGGTTTGCCCTGTTTACGGTGCCGCTTCTGTTTATTTTCACGACCGTGGTCATCATCCCGTTCATTATCGGGATTGTGTACTCCTTCGTTAATTGGGACGGCATTCCGGCGAATCCTAAAGTATTCGTAGGGTTCGACAATTACGTTCAGCTGTTCCAGGACGACCGATTCCTGACATCGGCTTGGCATACGGTTCAATTCACGCTGCTCGCTCTGGTATGCGTCAACGTTCTGGGACTGGGCTTTGCGCTGCTGGTGACGACAAAGCTCCGCTCGAGAAATGCGGCACGGACGATGTTTTTCATGCCGAACCTGATCGGCGGCCTGATTCTGGGTTACATCTGGCAGTTTATTTTTACGGATGCCTTCAGCTTCCTGGGTGAGAAAACCGGGTTTGACAGCGTGTTCTTTAACTGGCTGCTGCATCCGCAGTTTGCACTGTACGCCATCGTCGCCGTATTCACCTGGCAGCTGGCGGGTTATACGATGATCATCTACATCGCGGGCATCCAGGGGATTCCGGATGAATTGATGGAAGCGGCTAAGGTCGATGGCGCCAACATATGGCAGCGACTGAAGAGCATTGTGTTCCCGCTGTTAATGCCTTCGTTCACGATCTGTCTGTTCCTGACACTGTCCGGGGCGTTCAAAATCTATGACGTGAACCTGTCGTTGACCAAGGGCGGACCGAGCAATGCGACGGAGATGTTTGCGATGAATATTTTCAACGAGATTTTTGCTTACGGTAATTATGGTTTAGGTCAGGCGAAAGCGATCATCTTCTTCCTGATTGTTGCCGGACTTACGCTGACGCAAGTTATCATCACGAAGAGAAGAGAGGTGCAGATGTAA
- a CDS encoding carbohydrate ABC transporter permease, producing MKKSGKWLLDILLFLVALVFLSPVFIMLINSFKDRAELYENALALPSSFSFEYYKLAMEKMNFFTALGNSLYVTVISVIIVIVLASMTAWMLVRTDNKLSKIIFFTFVATMLIPFQTLMMPLMQVMDWIRSNLHIPMLNTHEGLIYMNVGFTSSMAVFLYHGFIKSVPVALEEAATLDGCSKLGVFWRIVFPLLKNISVTIAILNVIALWNDYLLPSLTLSDKGLRTIPLSTFYFFGEFTIVWNQAMAGLTLTIIPVVIFYIFAQKYIIKGIAAGAVK from the coding sequence ATGAAGAAATCAGGGAAATGGCTGCTTGACATCCTGCTGTTCCTCGTTGCACTGGTCTTCTTGTCTCCGGTCTTCATCATGCTGATTAACTCGTTCAAGGATCGTGCGGAGCTGTACGAGAATGCGCTCGCGCTGCCTTCTTCCTTCAGCTTTGAGTATTATAAATTGGCGATGGAGAAGATGAATTTCTTCACCGCTCTGGGTAACTCGCTCTATGTCACCGTCATCTCGGTGATCATTGTCATCGTGCTCGCCTCCATGACGGCATGGATGCTGGTGCGGACGGATAATAAGCTGAGCAAAATCATTTTCTTCACGTTTGTAGCGACCATGCTGATTCCATTCCAGACGCTCATGATGCCGCTGATGCAGGTGATGGACTGGATTCGCAGCAATCTGCACATTCCAATGCTCAATACCCATGAGGGCTTGATCTATATGAACGTCGGCTTTACGTCCAGTATGGCGGTTTTCCTGTACCACGGGTTTATCAAATCCGTGCCGGTTGCGCTGGAGGAGGCGGCAACGCTAGATGGCTGCTCCAAGCTGGGCGTGTTCTGGAGAATCGTATTCCCGCTGCTGAAGAACATCAGTGTGACCATCGCGATTCTGAACGTCATTGCGTTGTGGAACGACTACCTGCTCCCATCGCTGACGCTGTCGGATAAAGGGCTGCGGACGATTCCGCTCTCGACCTTCTATTTCTTCGGGGAGTTCACGATTGTGTGGAACCAGGCGATGGCCGGTCTGACGCTGACGATCATCCCGGTTGTCATTTTCTATATTTTCGCTCAGAAATACATCATCAAGGGGATTGCGGCAGGTGCGGTAAAATGA